A genomic window from Equus caballus isolate H_3958 breed thoroughbred chromosome 5, TB-T2T, whole genome shotgun sequence includes:
- the LOC138924007 gene encoding uncharacterized protein, which yields MVSSHCWDCCTARGALPSQVVSGPSCHSQRSVLFCPRTFSLTGQSPQLAGPGQKTCELCRGGEKWKHLAASTPRGPNGSRLLLRLTQGDSPKEEGRCRLSSQNQQTKQQQQVPIRYGRGRERYQRKISCRFWEAEREGRREPGESPPVAASLRWIRSRHRNDSNLTPSIARRQASFLIVSALSRERWDGAGRAGACSSRCVRWVAQAPHLREPGAAGGGPDLEGPICSPGPGRPSLDLGGLLRPDPGSGSFPLLSKNFSPGGIASHGAGSKATGLTTDWKVLNLLEFSVLQKQQFSIMCLRQTACSEAAMGCLGPPPQDHTEGLEQESPGCARHLDTDSSRFILSHLRASLRSRKAGAVILSFFIEDARILCPLPSLL from the exons ATGGTTAGCAGCCACTGCTGGGATTGCTGCACTGCACGCGGTGCGCTGCCTTCACAGGTGGTCTCCGGGCCTAGCTGCCACAGCCAGAGGTCAGTTCTCTTCTGTCCCCGCACCTTTTCCCTCACAGGTCAGAGCCCCCAGTTGGCTGGACCAGGACAGAAAACCTGCGAACTctgcaggggtggggagaagtgGAAGCACCTGGCAGCTTCCACTCCCAGGGGGCCTAATGGCTCCCGCCTCCTGCTGAGACTCACCCAGGGAGATTCCCCCAAAGAGGAAGGGCGCTGCAGGCTGAGCAGCCAAAACCAACAGACAAAGCAGCAGCAACAAGTGCCTATCAGATACGGGAGAG GTAGGGAGCGATACCAGCGGAAAATATCCTGTCGCTTCTGGGAGGCCGAAAGAGAAGGGCGCCGAGAGCCAGGGGAGAGCCCCCCGGTCGCAGCTTCCCTTCGG TGGATTCGTTCCCGGCACAGGAATGATAGCAACCTTACACCGAGCATCGCTCGGCGCCAGGCGTCGTTCTTAATTGTCTCTGCGCTCAGCCGGGAGCGGTGGGACGGAGCCGGGCGCGCAGGGGCGTGCAGTTCCCGCTGTGTCCGCTGGGTGGCGCAGGCGCCGCACTTACGGGAACCTGGTGCTGCAGGCGGCGGGCCTGACCTCGAGGGCCCCATCTGCAGCCCAGGCCCTGGACGCCCCAGCCTGGACCTGGGAGGGCTGCTGCGGCCTGATCCCGGCTCGGGTTCCTTCCCTTTGCTTTCCAAAAACTTTTCTCCTGGGGGAATCGCATCTCACGGAGCAGGCTCCAAGGCCACGGGCTTGACCACAGACTGGAA GGTGCTAAACTTGCTGGAATTTTCTGTGCTACAGAAACAGCAGTTCAGCATTATGTGCTTACGACAGACAGCTTGCTCTGAGGCAGCCATGGGCTGTCTGGGGCCCCCACCCCAGGACCACACGGAGGGACTGGAGCAGGAGTCACCCGGATGCGCCAGGCACCTGGACACAGACTCTTCAAGGTTTATTTTGTCACACCTGAGAGCCAG CCTCCGTAGTCGAAAAGCCGGGGCCGTCATCTTGAGCTTTTTCATTGAAGACGCAAGAATCCTGTGTCCCCTACCTTCTCTGCTTTAA